The Gossypium hirsutum isolate 1008001.06 chromosome D02, Gossypium_hirsutum_v2.1, whole genome shotgun sequence region CTTCCACCATTTCTGAAAGAATATGTAGAGTTCTCACGCCAAATGGAGTTTTTGACTAAGGATGCCAAGGAAGTTAATGTAAAGTTGGAGGATGAGTTGAAAGTGGTTTATGGCAATAGTTTGGCAGAAGTGGATGAATGTGAAATAGATTTCAAAAGAAGAAGAGATGATGAAATGGTGGTGATTTACTATAAATTTAAACTTGATAAGTTGGTAAGAGATGCAAAAGCAATGGAGAGAGAGTTAGTAAGATTGAAGGAGATAAATCCGACGACTGTAATCATGCTGGACTTTTATTCTAATCATACCCACTCCAATTTCTTGACATGTTTCAAGGATTCATTTCAGTATTCCTTGAAGACTCTTGATTACTGGGCGGAGTTGGACCATTATCTTGATGGGAAGTATGAGTGGGAGTGCAACATAGAGGCAGGGGAAGGTAATAATATAATTAGGCGACACCCAGCTTTGACAGAATGGCAACATCTATTTTTAATGGCTGGCTTTAGTCGAATTCCATTAAACCACAGGAAAGATAATCTTAGCGTTGAGGATGAAAGCTTCTTAGAAATAATGGGGAAGGAAGAAGAGTGCTTGATTTTAGGTAACAAGGGATGTCCAATGTTTTTCTTATCGGCATGGAAACCCAAAGTTGAAGATGGACACTTCAATTCCAATTCCACCAACCATAAGTTTGGACaaggtatttttttttcttaaattatataataattttacaattGAATTATGGTTGAACCACCAAATTATCAATTTATTGATTCTATCAATCTCTTTGATTCGATCTAATTCAAATAATCTtaaattatatatcaatttttatttgctgcattgaaaacttataaatttcTATATTAATAGCCAACCATATGATACATCcatactaaaataaattattttaaaaaaataaattatttttatttataatactaataaaagttaaaattttaattaattgaaggatTTTTCTGTTAAAATTAACTGTCAATTGTTAAATGGTAATGATTActttttttgtgttattttcatCACAAGGCATGGAAGGATTGTGACACAtggtgaaaattaatttttattaaaaataataaaaattataatcattataaaaatatacaaaaatatttttaaaaattacaaaagaaattattgaaaaaatagaaaattgcacaaaaatgataaaattattataaataaaaataaaaataattaaaaacttgcaaaaatattaaaattaaaaaattaaaaattatataaattgcaaaaagaaaacattgtaaaaaatatgaaaaatatttaaaaatatagaaaataataaattttaaaatttaattcataatcaaaaggatttaaaaaaatactttataattaatttgatttagttgaaattaattaactgaaatattcatttaaccaaaatttattgcatatacaaaattaatttattttaattatagtttACATATTATTAGTTTAagaatattttaagttaaaatatatatttaggaCATGATTAGTAATAAGTTGAATTAAACAGAAAGTgaccaaattaataaaagttGACTCATTTTATTTGACTAATTATAGCATTTTTGGAATATCTTTGTAGGTTTCAATCCAAATCCTCTGCCTCGtcaacctcttcaaccttttctAGAGGTATTACGTTATCCAAGACTAAGGATGAGTTTGGATGGGCAGTATCTTtagctgcggttagtgtaaaaatagcggtggcggtgagattagacaCTGTAGCGATttgtagcgtgagataaaaagtaaactaaacacaCCGCACTGCACCCAATCCACCCTAAACAAATAGTCTATCTTTTATACATGTTTAAATGCATTTGGGCCAGGcttgaattatttttttacaataaaaggtataatttttatttaaattatttaaatttaattataaaaataaaaatattcatatttgaaatatttgaaatattttaatttttaaaatagtaaaattaactaTTTTAGGTAGCCTAGACTTGACTCAGAtgagttttcaaatttttttggtTCAACCCAACTTTAACTTATGAATACCTATCTCTATAagagaaaattaaattatttgaataagtACAATTATGacattatgttattaatttgtttaaatttatgaATAACTGACTGAAAAAAGTAacctttcaattttaattatctttatcaaattaaaagtaCAATgccaaaattattttcatttagagtgttatttcaaattttcaaattttatttgtgATAATTGTTTCTTATTTAATACTTTTACAGGGTTTGATATTGAATCGATTAGCTGCACTGGCTGAGATACATGACATATCAAaagatttatgttgtaaatacCAACTTTCATTGGCTTTAACATGGGCTTCTAAGGTTAACAATATGAATGAAACTATCTCAGATCTAAACAAGAAACATGTTGTTTTTATCCAAAGTAATTCTTGTTATGtgaaagatagcaaatcttataaTTTTATGCTTGTTTCTGAAGACATGATTAGTGGCCTCACTATTGAGAAAGCATTTGAATCAAGGGACGGCTACCGTTTTGAACCATCTATTACTAAGGTAGAAGCCTACAGATATTTCATGTTAGAGGATTATAACATAGATGTTGCTGTTGCTATCTGTCTACAAAATCGTCACACAAGTGATGAAGTTTATGTCGTAGAATTTTTTTGGCCTCCAACTGAGAGTGAAATATCAAAATCTTTAGCTCTTCGTATCTTCGATGACTTCAAACATATGAAGACAACGTTTGTAACAGTAAAAGTTCAAGGTCCCGAAATTAAGTTCCAAGAAGAagccatttcaagcattcctacATCTTCAAACACAGCAATGCCTTTGAAAATAGCTGAAAATGCGCATATTGAGCAGGTAATTACATTACCTTATATTATTTCAACACTGAATTAATTATGGGTTAGCATTTATGGTTCTAATATGATAATAACATTTGCTCTAAGAAGAGGTGGTTCCTAATTTTGACTCTCTGATTTCTTTACATTCTTCGTCTAACACACTAAAAGGGCCTTATAACAAGGTCATTATTTATTCTTCCTTGTTAATGTCATAGACTCCAAATCTAGTTTTTCTTTAACCTAATCAGTTCCATAGAAACCCATAAGTAAAAACTTACATCAAGACTGCagcttaataaattaatttcacgGTAAATCTAGTTACCTTTTTTACAATATTGGTCGAATATCTTTTCAACCTCGTATTCATATTTTCTgcttaaatattgtatatatatgtagtatCAAATAGATTTTCCCTTTGgataaaatattgaaatcataTAAAGTAATATACATGATTTATTATTCTCATTtttcatagataaatttcaatGATGACTCTCAGATTGTGGAAACAAAGCGAAACAAACAGAGAAAGTCGTGGTCAAAGGTTTGGGTGGACTTTGATAAATCTGAAGAAGAAGGAAAACAAGTAGCCAAATGTAAACACTGCCCCAAGGTGCTTACAGGGTCAAGTAAGAGTGGAACCACACACTTGAATAACCACTTGAAAGTATGTCCTGGtaagaaaaaacaaaatcaagAAAGCCAGTTGATACTTCCAGTTGATACCAATGAAAGAAGCTCAACGTTTTATCAAGAAAGGAAAAAACAAAATCAAGAAAGCCAGTTGATACTTCCAGTTGATACCAATGAAAGAAGCTCAATGTTTGATCAAGAAAGGAGTCACTTGGATCTTGTGAAAATGGTTATTAGGCATCAGTATCCATTAGATCTGGCTGGTCAAGAAGCCTTCAAGAATTTTGTGAAAGGTTTGCAGCCAATGTATGAGTTTCAATCAAGAGATAAATTGTTATCTGACATACATCACATCTATAATGAAGAGAGAGAGAAACTTCAGTTGTATTTTGATAAGCTTGCTTGCAAATTAAATTTGACAGTAAGTTTGTGGAAGAACAATCATGGAAAGACTGCATATTGTTGTTTGATAGCACATTTTATTGATGATGGTTGGGAACTAAAGATAAAGATTCTTGGCTTGAGGAAATTAGAGCATGTATATGACACAAAGGTCGTAGGTGGAATTATTGGGAGCTTTGTTTCGGAGTGGAATATAAGTAAGAAAGTATGTTCCATAACTGTGGATAACTCTTTTCTGAATGATGGTATGGTTCATCAGATAAGAGAAAATTGTGTTAGCGAGCAGGGCTCCCTTTCTACAGCCCATTGGTTCATCAGTTTCACACTTCTTGAGGATGGGTTTCGTGAGATGGATACCATACTTTCAAAGTTATGGAAATCCATTGAATATGTCACTGAAACAACGCATGGAAAACTGAACTTTCAAGAAGCTGTAAATCAAGTGAAGCTACAAGGTGGGAAATCATGGGACGAACTTTCTTTCAAGCTGGAATCAGACTCTGacatacttgatagtgccttgaGGTCAAGAGAAATATTTTGTAAGCTGGAGCAAATTGATGACAATTTTATGCTAAACCTATCAAAGGAGGAATGGGAGAAGGCAGTAACTCTACAAAATTGTTTCAAATGTTTTGATGATATCAAAGGAACTCAATCCCTTACTGCAAATTTGTACTTCCCGAAGCTCTGCAACATGTATGAGGAATTTGGTCAACTAAAAAAGAGCAATCATCCGTTTGTTATATTGATGAAGAGGAAATTTGACAACTATTGGAGCTTATGTAATGTGGCTTTCACTAGTGCGGCTGCTCTTGATCCAAGGTTGAAGTTTAGATCCTCATGTAATGAGACCTATGATCTTGAAAGTATGATGAAGCTGATAAGATTTCGTAAAGTTCTCATGGATGTTTACTCTGAGTATGCTAATGAAGCCAAAAATCTGAGTGCATCATCTTCAGTCTTGGATGATTACAATTCTTTAGCAGCACAGACCACAAAAGATTGTATTGTGAGCTACTTCAGTAAATTTGCATCTGCAAGCAATGTTAAAGAGGTGGCTTCACAGAAGTCAGAGCTTGACTGTTACTTAGAAGAGACATTGCTTCCCTCGGATGCAGACATACTTGGTTGGTGGCGTGTTAATTCTGAAAGGTTCCCTACACTTGCAAAGATGGCTCGTGATTTCCTCGCAATCCCAGTATCAGTTTCCTCACCATGTTCGAATATTAGTGCCATGACCATAAATCCAGTCTACAGTAGCTTAGACCCTGAGAGCATGGAAGCTCTGGTATGCAGTCAAAATTGGTTGGAATCTACAAAAGAAAGTAAGTCTAACTTTGACTTTGTTTAGACCCTTTTGTTTAGCTAGAGTTTATCATTCTATTTTCCTACACTTCAATAGAGGGTCTACTTTTTAGAGTTACATCAAGTTTTCACTTATATGAATTCATTTTCTATCACAGATGAGGGAGATCATCATGAGCCCATGCAAAATATGGTATTAATATCCATTGAATCCTTTTTCCTACAACATGTCTAAGAATTTCAAAAGATTGAATTACATTAATGCATTTTCATTTCACAggataaaaggaaaagaaagatggaagaGAATGACACTTCTACTGTAAAAGTTTTCAAAAACCGGCCTCATGAAAAAGCTAGTAGTAATGGAGACATTGCTAGTGATTTCAACAAAAATGGTATTTGAACCATACTTGCCATTATTATCTGTTTTGCTACTTAAACTTGGTATCAATTGAACTGTTGAAATGCCAGATGGTAGTCTATCTTTTGACAATTGGATGGAGCCACAATGTTCTCCTTCAGAGTCTGTTGGTGAAAAAGCAGAGATCATGGAAGCTTCGGTTTGCAATCGAGATAGGTTGGAATCGTCAATAGGAAGTAAGTTCTTATGGAGAAACTAGTAGTGGAAACAAATCTAAAACTACTTAAACAATGGTTTCCTTTAACATTTGGCAATGGCTCACTCCATTGTTAAGCAAAATTTCTTGATACAGAAACTAATCATGGAAGAAACATTGCTGCCGCAATTGAAATTCCAAATGATGAACCATCATTCAACAGTAATCAATCGGATCAATTTCAAAGCTCATCTTCCGAGTCTGATGATGAGACAACATTGAGGGAGCAAGGGTCATGGTGTAGAGAGGTTCATactttatttcaattttctttatctACATTCCTTTACTTTTTATGCATATATTAGTGTTCTTACATTATGAATTCTAATTTCTTGTTCTTATAAGGACGTTCGGACATATTTAGTCTCAAGCTTTACAAACAAGGAGAAAAAACGATTAAATAGATGGAAAAGGTGTGAGTTGAGCGGGTATGTTGCTAGTTTTAATTAGTTAATATCAGAATAATAAGTGATCATTATAATCTACCTATATATATTAGAGTTTATGTTTCAGGGAAAATCTaactataaattaaaatttactttTCACAGAAAGAAAATTGGACAAGACAAGGAATTTCAATTAATGGGCGAGAACCTAACACCTTTACTCATGGTGCCTCATTGTGATGAAACACTAAGAGAGTACTATATCGATGATTCGGTAATTACTTATTACGTGATTGAACCataaattagttttttaattCGTATATtgttatcatttttataattataattagtgTTATGTTTTACTCATCTTCAAAGTTAATAGTTCtacaatttaatattttgattgaaGATATACTAATGATATTAATGATTAATATTACATGCAGGTTGttaatacttattttaaattgcttaag contains the following coding sequences:
- the LOC107943691 gene encoding uncharacterized protein isoform X1, with product MTSSFFDTALRLLLSCAKAIEGGDLKSADAFLHNILILADERPYPYQSRVVKYFADALVRQAYGLHPASSYFAFPVDPAPYYHYNSYHINGVIKKVIDDALMGNRRLHLIDFSIPYYYRFENSVLRTLPNFFGYPLPVRVSYILPPFLKEYVEFSRQMEFLTKDAKEVNVKLEDELKVVYGNSLAEVDECEIDFKRRRDDEMVVIYYKFKLDKLVRDAKAMERELVRLKEINPTTVIMLDFYSNHTHSNFLTCFKDSFQYSLKTLDYWAELDHYLDGKYEWECNIEAGEGNNIIRRHPALTEWQHLFLMAGFSRIPLNHRKDNLSVEDESFLEIMGKEEECLILGNKGCPMFFLSAWKPKVEDGHFNSNSTNHKFGQGFNPNPLPRQPLQPFLEGLILNRLAALAEIHDISKDLCCKYQLSLALTWASKVNNMNETISDLNKKHVVFIQSNSCYVKDSKSYNFMLVSEDMISGLTIEKAFESRDGYRFEPSITKVEAYRYFMLEDYNIDVAVAICLQNRHTSDEVYVVEFFWPPTESEISKSLALRIFDDFKHMKTTFVTVKVQGPEIKFQEEAISSIPTSSNTAMPLKIAENAHIEQINFNDDSQIVETKRNKQRKSWSKVWVDFDKSEEEGKQVAKCKHCPKVLTGSSKSGTTHLNNHLKVCPGKKKQNQESQLILPVDTNERSSTFYQERKKQNQESQLILPVDTNERSSMFDQERSHLDLVKMVIRHQYPLDLAGQEAFKNFVKGLQPMYEFQSRDKLLSDIHHIYNEEREKLQLYFDKLACKLNLTVSLWKNNHGKTAYCCLIAHFIDDGWELKIKILGLRKLEHVYDTKVVGGIIGSFVSEWNISKKVCSITVDNSFLNDGMVHQIRENCVSEQGSLSTAHWFISFTLLEDGFREMDTILSKLWKSIEYVTETTHGKLNFQEAVNQVKLQGGKSWDELSFKLESDSDILDSALRSREIFCKLEQIDDNFMLNLSKEEWEKAVTLQNCFKCFDDIKGTQSLTANLYFPKLCNMYEEFGQLKKSNHPFVILMKRKFDNYWSLCNVAFTSAAALDPRLKFRSSCNETYDLESMMKLIRFRKVLMDVYSEYANEAKNLSASSSVLDDYNSLAAQTTKDCIVSYFSKFASASNVKEVASQKSELDCYLEETLLPSDADILGWWRVNSERFPTLAKMARDFLAIPVSVSSPCSNISAMTINPVYSSLDPESMEALVCSQNWLESTKENEGDHHEPMQNMDKRKRKMEENDTSTVKVFKNRPHEKASSNGDIASDFNKNDGSLSFDNWMEPQCSPSESVGEKAEIMEASVCNRDRLESSIGKTNHGRNIAAAIEIPNDEPSFNSNQSDQFQSSSSESDDETTLREQGSWCREDVRTYLVSSFTNKEKKRLNRWKRCELSGKKIGQDKEFQLMGENLTPLLMVPHCDETLREYYIDDSVVNTYFKLLKKRSDKFPNVYIKHYSFDSLIATCLIEGSKSEDEVLAWFKDEKLRGVHKLFLPMCLSAHWVLFCVDTKEKKISWLDWIPSSRMMSINSVEKQKIFQWFILYLLPQFGYNDAEKWPFEVRTDIPKQENSIDCGVFVMKYGDCLMHGDFFPFTQKDMIHFRRHIFLDIYRGRLHGKR
- the LOC107943691 gene encoding uncharacterized protein isoform X2; amino-acid sequence: MTSSFFDTALRLLLSCAKAIEGGDLKSADAFLHNILILADERPYPYQSRVVKYFADALVRQAYGLHPASSYFAFPVDPAPYYHYNSYHINGVIKKVIDDALMGNRRLHLIDFSIPYYYRFENSVLRTLPNFFGYPLPVRVSYILPPFLKEYVEFSRQMEFLTKDAKEVNVKLEDELKVVYGNSLAEVDECEIDFKRRRDDEMVVIYYKFKLDKLVRDAKAMERELVRLKEINPTTVIMLDFYSNHTHSNFLTCFKDSFQYSLKTLDYWAELDHYLDGKYEWECNIEAGEGNNIIRRHPALTEWQHLFLMAGFSRIPLNHRKDNLSVEDESFLEIMGKEEECLILGNKGCPMFFLSAWKPKVEDGHFNSNSTNHKFGQGFNPNPLPRQPLQPFLEGLILNRLAALAEIHDISKDLCCKYQLSLALTWASKVNNMNETISDLNKKHVVFIQSNSCYVKDSKSYNFMLVSEDMISGLTIEKAFESRDGYRFEPSITKVEAYRYFMLEDYNIDVAVAICLQNRHTSDEVYVVEFFWPPTESEISKSLALRIFDDFKHMKTTFVTVKVQGPEIKFQEEAISSIPTSSNTAMPLKIAENAHIEQIVETKRNKQRKSWSKVWVDFDKSEEEGKQVAKCKHCPKVLTGSSKSGTTHLNNHLKVCPGKKKQNQESQLILPVDTNERSSTFYQERKKQNQESQLILPVDTNERSSMFDQERSHLDLVKMVIRHQYPLDLAGQEAFKNFVKGLQPMYEFQSRDKLLSDIHHIYNEEREKLQLYFDKLACKLNLTVSLWKNNHGKTAYCCLIAHFIDDGWELKIKILGLRKLEHVYDTKVVGGIIGSFVSEWNISKKVCSITVDNSFLNDGMVHQIRENCVSEQGSLSTAHWFISFTLLEDGFREMDTILSKLWKSIEYVTETTHGKLNFQEAVNQVKLQGGKSWDELSFKLESDSDILDSALRSREIFCKLEQIDDNFMLNLSKEEWEKAVTLQNCFKCFDDIKGTQSLTANLYFPKLCNMYEEFGQLKKSNHPFVILMKRKFDNYWSLCNVAFTSAAALDPRLKFRSSCNETYDLESMMKLIRFRKVLMDVYSEYANEAKNLSASSSVLDDYNSLAAQTTKDCIVSYFSKFASASNVKEVASQKSELDCYLEETLLPSDADILGWWRVNSERFPTLAKMARDFLAIPVSVSSPCSNISAMTINPVYSSLDPESMEALVCSQNWLESTKENEGDHHEPMQNMDKRKRKMEENDTSTVKVFKNRPHEKASSNGDIASDFNKNDGSLSFDNWMEPQCSPSESVGEKAEIMEASVCNRDRLESSIGKTNHGRNIAAAIEIPNDEPSFNSNQSDQFQSSSSESDDETTLREQGSWCREDVRTYLVSSFTNKEKKRLNRWKRCELSGKKIGQDKEFQLMGENLTPLLMVPHCDETLREYYIDDSVVNTYFKLLKKRSDKFPNVYIKHYSFDSLIATCLIEGSKSEDEVLAWFKDEKLRGVHKLFLPMCLSAHWVLFCVDTKEKKISWLDWIPSSRMMSINSVEKQKIFQWFILYLLPQFGYNDAEKWPFEVRTDIPKQENSIDCGVFVMKYGDCLMHGDFFPFTQKDMIHFRRHIFLDIYRGRLHGKR